In Rathayibacter sp. VKM Ac-2762, one DNA window encodes the following:
- a CDS encoding helix-turn-helix domain-containing protein has protein sequence MTIADSPLLAGDVYSADCPSREVFGHVTSKWGVLVLAALAPGTLRWGALRRRIGGISEKMLAQTLRFLEEDGFVHREARPVVPPHVEYRLTPLGAELAERLLPVVEWIAGNVGAVLEARSEGRREGR, from the coding sequence ATGACGATCGCCGACTCCCCCCTGCTCGCCGGGGACGTCTACTCCGCCGACTGCCCGAGCCGCGAGGTCTTCGGGCACGTCACCAGCAAGTGGGGCGTCCTGGTGCTCGCGGCGCTCGCTCCGGGCACGCTGCGCTGGGGCGCTCTGCGCCGCCGGATCGGCGGGATCAGCGAGAAGATGCTCGCCCAGACGCTGCGGTTCCTGGAGGAGGACGGCTTCGTGCACCGCGAGGCGCGGCCGGTCGTCCCGCCGCACGTCGAGTACCGGCTGACGCCGCTGGGAGCGGAGCTGGCGGAGCGTCTGCTGCCGGTCGTCGAATGGATCGCGGGGAACGTCGGGGCGGTCCTGGAGGCGCGCTCGGAGGGCCGCCGGGAGGGTAGGTGA
- a CDS encoding NmrA family NAD(P)-binding protein has product MTLVVTGATGHLGRLAVEHLLARGTAASVIVATGRDAAKLEALAADLGVRTAVADFDDPASLDAAFSGAEAVLLVSGSEVGRRVAQHTAAIDAAVRAGARLVYTSAPKATTSALILAPEHKATEEAIAASGVPAVVLRNGWYNENYEQTVAELASTGSTLSSAGEGRVASAARTDYAEAAAVALTDPSLVGTVHELSGDTAWSFDELAAIVAEVAGRDAAISHVSSDEHARVLTGAGVPEGGVGFVVGLDANIADGLLGGTDGSLARLIGRPTTPIRAYVEEQLGR; this is encoded by the coding sequence ATGACCCTCGTCGTCACCGGAGCCACCGGCCACCTCGGCCGTCTCGCCGTCGAGCACCTGCTCGCCCGCGGCACCGCCGCCTCCGTCATCGTCGCCACCGGCCGCGACGCCGCGAAGCTCGAGGCGCTCGCCGCCGACCTCGGCGTCCGCACCGCCGTCGCGGACTTCGACGACCCCGCCTCGCTCGACGCCGCCTTCTCCGGCGCCGAGGCCGTCCTCCTCGTCTCGGGCTCCGAGGTCGGCAGGCGCGTCGCGCAGCACACCGCCGCGATCGACGCCGCCGTCCGCGCCGGCGCGCGCCTGGTCTACACGAGCGCCCCGAAGGCGACCACGAGCGCGCTCATCCTCGCCCCCGAGCACAAGGCCACGGAGGAGGCGATCGCCGCCAGCGGCGTCCCCGCCGTCGTCCTCCGCAACGGCTGGTACAACGAGAACTACGAGCAGACCGTCGCCGAGCTCGCCTCCACCGGCAGCACCCTCTCGAGCGCCGGCGAGGGCCGCGTCGCCAGCGCCGCGCGCACCGACTACGCCGAGGCCGCAGCGGTCGCCCTGACCGACCCGTCCCTGGTCGGCACCGTGCACGAGCTCTCCGGCGACACCGCCTGGAGCTTCGACGAGCTGGCCGCGATCGTCGCCGAGGTCGCCGGACGCGACGCCGCGATCAGCCACGTCTCCTCCGACGAGCACGCCCGCGTCCTCACCGGCGCCGGCGTCCCCGAGGGCGGAGTCGGCTTCGTCGTCGGCCTCGACGCGAACATCGCCGATGGCCTCCTCGGCGGGACCGACGGCTCGCTCGCCCGCCTGATCGGGCGGCCGACCACGCCGATCCGCGCGTACGTCGAGGAGCAGCTCGGGCGCTGA